The nucleotide sequence GCCTTGTAGGCGGCATTTGAGCCGCAATTACTTCTTTAAGCTGgcttacatatatgtatacctaCGATTTTCACCTCCACAAAAGTCCAGCAATTTAGTGCCCGAAAAATGTTTGTCTTTCAACTATTACGAACTaggtataaatatttgcaatttcaatattcgttttcattttcatttcaatttcaacaTTTCGCATTGTTCggtattttgtttattgctAATTATTTGCAGCAGTCACTTGGCAATGTTCCAATATTCAAGATTAAGACATATTCGATATTTGATATTCAATTCGTTTGCAACAATTTCTCGTTTTCCACTATTAGTTTTAAAATGTTCGACGTTCCCTTAGCACTGATACATAGTTTATCAAATTCTTATTGAATTCCGTCGTTTAGTTTACGtttacaattaattttaaatttcattgtaaaaatgaaaaaagtcCTAACAAAATGTTGCTTCGATAAATGGCAGTTATTTTGGCTCattaagtttttgttttcatattcttttcggttctttttgttttgttttgctaatTTCACTAATTGCAAGTTAAAGTTTTCGTTCATAATCTATGTTCGGCTGAAACCTTCCAAATTAATCGAGAATTCAACTGAAGGCCCAAGTGACTGCGATCATTTACAAAAATCTCACAAGGTTCccaacaaaaagcaaaatcaTTAAGCACTTTACCAGGCGAACTTAGTCAAACATGCTTGGCTGGGGATGTTGGTTTACTGGTTTACTAGTTTACTGGTTTTTTGGATCTTTGGTTTGCTGGTTAGTAGGTTGTTTGGTTGCTTGGTTAGTTGGTTAGTTGGTTAGTTGGTGTCTTCACTATTGGAGGTGGCGGCGCTGGGACGTAGACCAAGGtggatacatacatacacggGTGGCATTTAGCGGCCCCTGGCGCCGAGTCGCCCCCTATTGCAAACGCATCTTGCAGCAGGAGGGATCCGACGCACCTAGCCTGGGAAGCAGGTGCTATATAAACGCAAAAGTTTCTATGAACCAAGTTTTTCGGGGGGTCTGGAagtggaactggaactggtgGTGGAACGGGGGGAAAGTCTACAGCAAGGGTTGGTGGTTTCAAACATTAAACACAAATCAAATACAAGTTCGACTTCTACAAAAAGAGGGAGTGCAAACACACAAATGCAGATTCGAATACGAgtatacggatacggatacagatGCGGATTTTCAGGCTGCAAAAGGGTAGCGGTTACATTTGCACTAACAACTATGCGCATCCTGGAAGCCAAGTGAGTCTCACAAATGTGCCACAATCAGACTGTGATAGATTCCCTCAAAGTTAAAATCAAGGCTGCaaacttttaaatttattcgcTCCGTTGCTTTGGCTCCAAGTTTTCAACACTCAGTtgagcaaaatatttgcttgcaaatcgaaatcaaagaAATCACATTGATAAATGGTAAATAGATGGTGAAAAAAATGCGACTTTTGGGCAAAATTATAGGGTTATCCGGTTTTGATTAGAATCTTAttgtgtaaataaataagccaGTTTCATTATAGAATTAGTTTCTTAAATAAAATCCATCACAGTCCGAATTTGAAATAAACCCGAACCGTTTCAAAATAGTTCGGTCAACAAATGGCTTGCAGCCTtgattaaaatatatgtacattgcAAACTATTCAAAAAAAACTTAATCAATGCCTAGTCAAGCCCTTATATTAAATCCTAAACGAATTCCTAGTTATAGCCATAATCGAAAAGCTGCTCTCGAGTCTAAAGCTAAACAGAGTTGCCCCAAAATAAGTGGGGCACATTCCGGAAAACTGGACCCGATGTGGCGCCTTAGCAAAAGCGTGGAAGCATTAGGAATCGGGCTGGCCAGGGCCCGGCCTTATGTACAGCGCCCAACAACCGATCGAGGAGGATGACCAGGAGACGGACCAGCCCACCGATGCGATGGACGTGACCGTGGCCCAGGGCGGCGGAGCAGCGGACTGCTGCTGCGTACTATGACGAGTCACTGCCCGCCGCATCCTCGATGATCGAGTTGAGATCGATGTTGAACGAATACTCATAGAGATTGGAGTAGCGGTCGCGCTCCTTCCACGGCGACCGGTGATTCATATAAAGATTTCGTTTACTAACACGAAAGATCTGGCTGTCCTTGATCGACTGATCGTCATCGCAGGGTTCACCGCCACCGCCAAAGTCGCACTCGCGAATCGTCAGCCGGTTGGTCGGCGACTTTAGTTCGAACATCACCTCCTGGTGCTTGTACGGTTTACGCATCGGCAGCGGCTGATAGCCGGCTATATTAACCTTTTGCGAGTCCACCGACATGGTCGACTGACGTCGCATTCCGCGTGCCGCCTTCGGGAACGGATAGTTCCTCATCAGATTGGAGTCGGTGCTGCGTTGCGGCGAATAGTATTTGAAGTCCGTGGGCGCCGGCGCTTGCGGCGCCGTAGTGTGTATGGTGGTCAGAGTGCTGTTGCTGGCGGAGATTGCTCCGCTGGCCTGCAGCTGCAGCGTCGACGGGCGTCGTGGCGCCAGCGGCGGTGGTGCCGTGGCCAACGACACGGACACCGAAGTGGgtgcggtggtggtggcggaggaggaggaaccACCCGTACCAGTGCCGGTACCGGTATTGGTGCCGCTGGCGCCGGATGCcaccgccgctgctgctgctgccaccgTGCCAATGGCTGTGGTCTGCTGGGCATGAACGTGGTGATGCAGCAGCGGGAGCGGCGAGTGGCGGACATCGTCGTACGACGGTGTCAGCGGCAGGTGCAGCGAACGCTTGAGGTTCAACCGGTAGGAGGAGGACGTAGCCGGCGAGCGCAGAAGCGAGGGCGAATTGGGACCCGGTCCTGGACCGCCCTCATGTTGCTGCAACTCGGCGGCCACCAGGTGCTGCTTCAGttgcttgtgtttgtgtttgctggCCTTGAACTGCTGCTGGGCACTGGCCGGCAGCAGGGTTTGCAGGGAGCAGCGCTGCTGGTGATGCTTGCGGGACTTACCGTTTTGGACAAGATCGTAACTGGGCGGCGGATGATCGAAGCCGTTGCCATGGCCATTCCCATGGCCATTGATGGCACCTCCGTTGCCCTCCAGTGTCGAGGAGGAGGGATTGGACTGGTTATCGTGGTCGTATTCGTGGTGTGATTGTGTCGATTGTGGTGTATGATACGAGTAGTAGTAGTAGGTAGTAGTAGATTACCAAAAAGAACATTGCATAgaacacaaaaagaaaaaaatttgaattacAGATCGTCAAAATGATGTGCACAAAAGAGTTCATCGTACGAGAGTTTTGATTTGATTggatttgatatatatatataaatatataaaggaTATCAAGCAAGCAGTGTGCTCAGACATTTagatatttttagatttcggTGGTGAAAGGGTGCTCTTGGATTGACTCAATGTGGCCGCTGGATTGGCCGCTTACCTCGTCGTAGAATCGGGGCTTTAGCTCCGCTCCACCAATGCTGATCCCGCCGCCGGCACCACCGATGCCACCACCACCTAAACCACCCATCATGGGCTGCGAGGTGGTGACCATGTGCGAGGCACTCAGCACATCGCTCAGTGCGTGCCGCGGACTCGACTGGTGCTGCATCTGCTGGATGAACTCGTCGGTGGCGATGCCGCGTCTGCCGGTTAATCCAATTAGCATAATGGTCTGGAACTCTGCCAACTGGTCACTTACCTATCGATCAGCGAGGGCGTCATGGGTCCGCACAGGATGTGACAGCAGTTCAGGCAAATGTTACCCCGCGAATAGGGATTTTGGGTGCGTGGACCGCCTTTGGAGGAGAAGGATCCCTTGAGCTGTTGAAAAGAGCAGTTTTATATTGTGTAAAGGTCATTTTCAAGTATACCGAAAGTACGAAAGTAATACACAATTCATGTGTGTAAACACTggataattttaaaaatttcctAGGAAAGAATTCGAATAATAATGCTTTAGAATGTGTATACTTTCATAATTCATAATCATTTCTTTTCAAAGAGGAAGCTTGTGGCTGATTTAATTaccaatatataatatatttgtttcTGTATACTTACATCCTCGTTGGTTGTCTGATCGCTAGTCGTCAGATAGGTATGGAAGCCGGCCAGGCCGATCACCGACCATATCGAGAAGAAGCAAATGAACACAACAATCACAGTGAAGGGCGCCGCCTTGATTACATTAAAGACCTCGTGCTCCTTCTTCATCACTGCCGGTGGTATAAACAAATCATATCATTCATATCGCATATGGATTGCTATTCCGTTGTACTCACATAAAACTAAATGCGTCACAGAGCACGAGAATATAAATACAGCTAAAAATGCCAATGAGActagaaacaaataaaagaacCGATAATTCCGCTTGCCCACGCAGTTTCCCACCTGCAAAGAGAGCATTTAAAATGGTTTATAAACACACACTACAGGCGAAATAAAGTTGGTAAGATATTCCGTTTCGAGCTGGCAAACATAATGAggttaattgcattttcacGAGATGTGTGGCATTACCAAAATTACGACCGAGAAATGCCTTAATTTCCAGCACCCATCCTCGTGGCCAACAAACCCCTTCTTTGGAGCCGCGAACAGTGAACCAAATCCCCAAAAGGCTCGAGTCGACCTTCAAGCCGTCAGATGCGATTGTGTCCGTACTTTCTCTCCTCCGGGGGTTTAAATTACGCCGGAGCCCCAGTAAATGAAGTGGGGCGATGGCAAAGCCATGACAGCAACACTAACTGGCAGAGACTTTGAGTTCTAGCAGACCGAGTAATTTACACCCTTTCAGTAAGTGGAGAgaattatgatttattttatttcattttttgaaCTAGGAAATTTAGTTTCTTTGCATAGAAATGAAACATAAATgagcatttcatttcagagAATGTCAAAAGTCCTCgtaaaagtggaaaagtgacAGCCTAAGTCAAAATGAATGCTCAGCTtagtgtaaatatttaatgacatAACTGACCTTCCTCAAGCCAAATGGTTTACGGGTCAAACTAAATTGATTGTGAATTGCGAAAGCTAAAATCAAGGTGAAaggaaaattttcaaatcaatATCATCGTGGGAAATTAAATACGTAGACAAAGCAATCAATTAGGGAATAAAGCACTAAATGGGTTGGTTAccttttggcttaaaaatacAAGTGGTGTGCAAACAAAGCACTCAATTAGTGagtatgaatatttaaaaagccGAGGAGTATTGGAAGTCTCAATTGAATGTTAAGTACATTCATCCGTAAGGGTATGTGCGATGATTTGAGTCTCTTGGGGATGTGGCGCCCCCAtcccaaaaagtatgctacataTTTCCccccgccaaaaaaaaaagaacagaaccACAGAAATATGAGTGTGGCTACTTAAGTTAGTGTGTGcatgagtgtgtgtttgtgcaagtgtggtttgtttgcttggtCCTgtccaaacacacacacacacacacacacacagagagagatAGGGAGCCACATCTTGTTGCATCAGCGCGTCGCTGGCGGGTATAAAAGCAAAGGAAAAGCTGGGAGTCCGTCCGAGTgcgctttttctttttgtttaaacGTGACGTTCGCTCGGctgaaattatttttgctaAAAAATTAGCAACCTCAGCGGTTGCCGTTGGAATTGGGTTAAAGTCAGAGAGACGACGAGAGGCTGTTGGTTTTGTGGCCCACTTTTCGCCAGAGCCCCTAATGCGGCTCTCGGCTCAATgtcagttggccaaaatgggGGCCAGGACGATGAGGATGAGGTTGGAGAACGGTTGCTTTGGGGACAGCCAGCCAGCAAGTAGGCGGTTTGATGGGAAGTGATTAAAAATGCGCCACCGCTAACGAGGTGCCGGGTGTCCTTGTCAAGGACCCACTCGACAGGCCCATCACCCACCAGAGCCACCAGTGCCACCAGTGCCACCATCACTACTCACCCAGGGACAGTGGTGATCGAAGCGGTCCACGCAGTTGTCGCACAGGCTGCAGTGCGAGGCCCTCGGCGGCCGGAAGATCTTGCAGGTGAAACAGTATTTCAGCTTGACCGTTTGTCCTTTGACCAGGACCTCCTTGGTCCTCGGCGGCGGTCGATATGTGGGACTGTTCAGCGAGTTTGGCACCTCTACTCACGTCGATTTGGGTTATCCACACACGTACATACGCACATATTCCCGTATTCATCCAGAGCGACGCAGAGGAaatgcagcatcagcaacatcgACGATGTTGACATGCAAGTggaagaaaaatgaaaaaaaaaaattggaggAAAGGGCCAAAGTTTTctcattttaaatattttatacaaaggcaacaacagcaactcaTTAGCGCAAAGGCAACGCAGCGTTCGCCTTTGATGATTTTTATACggaacatatatattttcccatttttttagCGCTTTTTTCATTCTATGTCATGCCACGCTCATTACTTTTTACGTTCCTCCCATTTgctctctcacacacacacacaaacttaatgaagtgaaaacaaatatatacgCAAGtgctgtctgtgtgtgtgtgtgtgtatttgtttgaGTGGGCGAGTGTTTGGCAAGTACGGGTGAGTAGGGGCGT is from Drosophila melanogaster chromosome 3L and encodes:
- the app gene encoding approximated, isoform O; this translates as MNLLCCCCCSNMAPNQRVTRKWELFAGRNKFYCDGLLMSAPHTGVFYLTCILITGTSALFFAFDCPFLADSINPAIPIVGAVLYFFTMSSLLRTTFTDPGVIPRASNDEAAYIEKQIEVPNSLNSPTYRPPPRTKEVLVKGQTVKLKYCFTCKIFRPPRASHCSLCDNCVDRFDHHCPWVGNCVGKRNYRFFYLFLVSLAFLAVFIFSCSVTHLVLLMKKEHEVFNVIKAAPFTVIVVFICFFSIWSVIGLAGFHTYLTTSDQTTNEDLKGSFSSKGGPRTQNPYSRGNICLNCCHILCGPMTPSLIDRRGIATDEFIQQMQHQSSPRHALSDVLSASHMVTTSQPMMGGLGGGGIGGAGGGISIGGAELKPRFYDEVIPIV
- the app gene encoding approximated, isoform H, producing MNLLCCCCCSNMAPNQRVTRKWELFAGRNKFYCDGLLMSAPHTGVFYLTCILITGTSALFFAFDCPFLADSINPAIPIVGAVLYFFTMSSLLRTTFTDPGVIPRASNDEAAYIEKQIEVPNSLNSPTYRPPPRTKEVLVKGQTVKLKYCFTCKIFRPPRASHCSLCDNCVDRFDHHCPWVGNCVGKRNYRFFYLFLVSLAFLAVFIFSCSVTHLVLLMKKEHEVFNVIKAAPFTVIVVFICFFSIWSVIGLAGFHTYLTTSDQTTNEDLKGSFSSKGGPRTQNPYSRGNICLNCCHILCGPMTPSLIDRRGIATDEFIQQMQHQSSPRHALSDVLSASHMVTTSQPMMGGLGGGGIGGAGGGISIGGAELKPRFYDEVSGQSSGHIESIQEHPFTTEI
- the app gene encoding approximated, isoform K is translated as MNLLCCCCCSNMAPNQRVTRKWELFAGRNKFYCDGLLMSAPHTGVFYLTCILITGTSALFFAFDCPFLADSINPAIPIVGAVLYFFTMSSLLRTTFTDPGVIPRASNDEAAYIEKQIEVPNSLNSPTYRPPPRTKEVLVKGQTVKLKYCFTCKIFRPPRASHCSLCDNCVDRFDHHCPWVGNCVGKRNYRFFYLFLVSLAFLAVFIFSCSVTHLVLLMKKEHEVFNVIKAAPFTVIVVFICFFSIWSVIGLAGFHTYLTTSDQTTNEDLKGSFSSKGGPRTQNPYSRGNICLNCCHILCGPMTPSLIDRRGIATDEFIQQMQHQSSPRHALSDVLSASHMVTTSQPMMGGLGGGGIGGAGGGISIGGAELKPRFYDESNPSSSTLEGNGGAINGHGNGHGNGFDHPPPSYDLVQNGKSRKHHQQRCSLQTLLPASAQQQFKASKHKHKQLKQHLVAAELQQHEGGPGPGPNSPSLLRSPATSSSYRLNLKRSLHLPLTPSYDDVRHSPLPLLHHHVHAQQTTAIGTVAAAAAAVASGASGTNTGTGTGTGGSSSSATTTAPTSVSVSLATAPPPLAPRRPSTLQLQASGAISASNSTLTTIHTTAPQAPAPTDFKYYSPQRSTDSNLMRNYPFPKAARGMRRQSTMSVDSQKVNIAGYQPLPMRKPYKHQEVMFELKSPTNRLTIRECDFGGGGEPCDDDQSIKDSQIFRVSKRNLYMNHRSPWKERDRYSNLYEYSFNIDLNSIIEDAAGSDSS